One segment of Triticum aestivum cultivar Chinese Spring chromosome 2A, IWGSC CS RefSeq v2.1, whole genome shotgun sequence DNA contains the following:
- the LOC123187664 gene encoding probable leucine-rich repeat receptor-like protein kinase IMK3, whose protein sequence is MPLRPGGNRAAALLLVLHCFCCAPLLFPPPAAAAHGHHPAGDGVVISEADRQGLQAIKGDLADPRGFLRSWNATGLGGACSGAWTGIKCVNGNVVAITLPWRGLAGTLSARGLGQLTRLRRLSLHDNVIAGAVPSSLGFLPDLRGLYLFNNRFSGAVPPEIGRCLALQSFDASSNLLTGVLPASIANSTKLIRLNLSRNAISGEVPAEVVGSSSLLFLDLSYNKLSGRIPDSFGGGSKAPSSSSRKEAVTGSYQLVFLSLAHNSLDGPVPESLTGLSNLQELDLAGNNLNGSIPARLGSLHDLKTLDLSGNALAGEIPESLANLTATLHSFNVSYNNLSGAVPASLAHKFGPTSFAGNILLCGYSASSPPCPVSPSPAPASTSQGTTGRHGLRRFSTKELALIIAGIVIGVLILLSLCCLLLCLLTRKKKSSTGTGARSGKQSSSKDVAGAAAAAAGRGEKPGASEAESGGDVGGKLVHFDGPLAFTADDLLCATAEIMGKSTYGTVYKATLEDGSLVAVKRLREKITKGQKEFEAEAAALGKVRHPNLLSLRAYYLGPKGEKLLVFDYIPKGSLSAFLHARAPNTPVDWATRMAIAKGTARGLAYLHDDMNILHGNLTGSNVLLDDDSSPRIADIGLSRLMTAAANSSVLAAAGALGYRAPELSKLKKASGKTDVYSLGVIILELLTGKSPADTTNGMDLPQWVGSIVKEEWTNEVFDLELMRDTAAGPEGDELMDTLKLALQCVEASPSARPEAREVLRQLEEIRPGPSEEGHVASASNE, encoded by the exons ATGCCGCTGCGGCCAGGCGGTAACCGCGCGGCCGCCCTGCTGCTCGTCCTGCACTGCTTCTGCTGCGCCCCGCTCCTCTTCCCTCCTCCGGCGGCCGCCGCCCACGGGCATCATCCGGCAGGGGACGGCGTCGTGATCAGCGAGGCGGACCGGCAGGGCCTGCAGGCCATCAAGGGGGACCTCGCCGACCCCCGCGGCTTCCTCCGCTCCTGGAACGCCACCGGCCTCGGCGGTGCCTGCTCGGGCGCCTGGACGGGCATCAAGTGCGTCAACGGCAACGTCGTCGCCATCACGCTCCCCTGGCGCGGCCTGGCGGGCACCCTCTCCGCGCGCGGGCTCGGCCAGCTCACCCGGCTCCGCCGCCTCAGCCTCCACGACAACGTCATCGCCGGGGCCGTCCCCAGCTCGCTCGGCTTCCTCCCCGACCTCCGCGGCCTCTACCTCTTCAACAACCGCTTCTCCGGCGCCGTCCCGCCCGAGATCGGCCGCTGCCTCGCGCTGCAGTCGTTCGACGCCAGCAGCAATCTCCTCACCGGCGTCCTCCCGGCCTCGATTGCCAACTCCACCAAGCTCATCCGCCTCAACCTCAGCCGCAACGCCATCTCCGGCGAGGTCCCCGCCGAGGTCGTCGGCTCCTCGTCGCTCCTCTTCCTCGACCTCTCGTACAACAAGCTCTCCGGCCGCATCCCCGACTCTTTCGGGGGCGGATCCAAGGCGCCGTCCTCGTCCTCGCGGAAGGAAGCCGTCACCGGGAGCTACCAGCTGGTCTTCCTCAGCCTCGCGCACAACTCGCTCGACGGGCCGGTGCCGGAGTCGCTCACCGGGCTCAGCAACCTGCAGGAGCTGGACCTGGCCGGCAACAACCTCAACGGCTCCATCCCCGCCCGGCTGGGCTCGCTTCACGACCTCAAGACGCTTGACCTCTCAGGCAACGCACTCGCCGGAGAGATCCCTGAGAGCCTCGCAAACCTCACCGCGACGCTCCACTCCTTCAACGTCTCCTACAACAACCTCTCCGGCGCGGTGCCGGCGTCGCTCGCCCACAAGTTTGGGCCCACCTCCTTCGCCGGTAACATACTGCTCTGCGGCTACTCTGCTTCCTCGCCGCCCTGTCCCGTGTCTCCGTCTCCGGCGCCGGCATCAACCTCGCAGGGGACAACCGGGCGCCACGGCCTCCGCAGGTTCAGCACCAAGGAGCTCGCACTGATCATCGCCGGGATCGTGATCGGCGTCCTCATCTTGCTGTCGCTCTGCTGCCTCCTGCTCTGCTTACTGACAAGGAAGAAGAAGTCCAGCACTGGCACTGGAGCACGGAGCGGGAAGCAGTCGTCAAGCAAGGACGTTGCCGGCGCCGCTGCTGCAGCTGCCGGGCGAGGCGAGAAGCCGGGGGCGTCCGAGGCGGAGTCCGGCGGCGACGTGGGTGGCAAGCTGGTGCACTTCGACGGGCCGCTGGCGTTCACGGCCGACGACCTGCTGTGCGCCACCGCGGAGATCATGGGGAAGAGCACGTACGGCACGGTGTACAAGGCGACGCTGGAGGACGGCAGCCTGGTGGCCGTGAAGCGGCTGCGGGAGAAGATCACCAAGGGGCAGAAGGAGttcgaggccgaggcggcggcgctgggcaAGGTCCGGCACCCCAACCTGCTCTCGCTCAGAGCCTACTACCTCGGCCCCAAGGGGGAGAAGCTGCTCGTCTTCGATTACATTCCCAAGGGCAGCCTCTCCGCCTTCTTGCACG CTCGAGCTCCCAACACGCCGGTGGACTGGGCGACGCGGATGGCGATCGCCAAGGGGACGGCCCGCGGGCTCGCCTACCTCCACGACGACATGAACATCCTCCACGGCAACCTCACCGGCAGCAACGTGCTCCTCGACGACGACTCCAGCCCCAGGATCGCCGACATCGGCCTGTCCCGCCTCATGACGGCCGCCGCCAACTCGAGCGTGCTCGCCGCGGCGGGCGCGCTGGGGTACCGCGCGCCGGAGCTGTCCAAGCTCAAGAAGGCCAGCGGCAAGACGGACGTGTACAGCCTCGGCGTCATCATCCTGGAGCTGCTCACCGGCAAGTCCCCCGCCGACACGACCAACGGCATGGACCTGCCGCAGTGGGTGGGGTCCATCGTGAAGGAGGAGTGGACCAACGAGGTGTTCGACCTGGAGCTGATGCGGGACACGGCCGCCGGCCCGGAGGGGGACGAGCTCATGGACACGCTCAAGCTCGCGCTGCAGTGCGTCGAGGCCTCGCCGTCGGCCCGGCCCGAGGCGCGGGAGGTGCTGCGGCAGCTCGAGGAGATCCGGCCCGGGCCAAGCGAGGAAGGCCATGTTGCTTCTGCAAGCAACGAGTAG